DNA sequence from the Staphylococcus epidermidis genome:
CTTATTGTGTGCATGCGGAAACTGTAACAATCTTTGTGCATACCGTTTCTTCAAATTAGCTGGCATATCTTTTTGATTAAACATCTGATTGATTTGACTTTGTGACATACGAGCATCAAAGTTTTGATTTGTTAATCCATGATTCGTAAACCACTGTGGAGAAATAATAAATGTAAATTTCTTTCCTTTTAAATTGTCGTATTGCGCTGCAAGTTCAACTGCATTAATTAAATCTGTCGAACCTCCCGCACCAATAAGGAACGTTTCTTTACTAGCATTTTGTTTATTTAGCGCTATACCTGGATTAAAAGGATCATCCTTTTCCAGTTCACTTGAACCATAAATCGGGTAATACTTATTTGACTCGAATAATTTATTTTGAATGAGCGTGCCTTTTAAAACTTGATCAGTTAAAGAAATTCTATTATCAGCTAACGTCTTATTTGTCACAAGACCAGTAAACCAACTTGCTGGTAAAAATAAAAATATAATAAATATGACGCCACTGATTATAATGGGTAAGAATGGTTTCAGTTTCATCGTAACTCTTCTAAAGCTTCTACAATTTTATTAGGAGTTGCCCACTCATCTCTATCAAAGTCCATAATTGACACTTCAATATCCAATTTATTTTGAATTTCTAAAAGTAAACCTACAGTTTGAAATGAATCAATAATACCTTCTTCAAAGATTTCTACATCTGGGTTTTCCTTCACAATGTTGTTTTCAGCTACTTCTGCTAATAAATCTAATACTTGTTCTCTAAATTCCATAATTAATTACTCCTTTATTAAATAAATTTGCCTGAGAAAATTAAGAATCCGAAAGTTACAAAATGGAAGGTAATGATAATACTTATAGCTGTAGTGAAACCATTTTGCCAACGTGGTGGATGCTTTTTACGCCAACGCTCATAATAACCATAACCTATGAATAACGCTGCGTGGTATAATCCATATACAATGTAATATACTTCAAGACCATGCCATACTCCCATTATGAAAAAGTTTAAAAAGAACGCTACATTTGACATTGCAAATTGACTTTTTAATAACTTCTTACGTGACATGTAGAATAAAGATCTCATATAGATACAATCTCTAAACCAGAAAGATAAAGTCATATGCCATCTATTCCAGAAATCTTTAATATTTTTGGCTTTAAACGGTTGTTTAAAGTTAGGCGGTGTCTTAATACCATATAAATAACTCACTGCAATCGCGAATAAACTGTATCCAGCAAAATCAAAGAATAAATATAAGCTATAAGCGTACATATATAGCCACATATGAGTAAATCCATGCAGGTTAAGTTGTAAAGGATTAACAGCGTAAGTCTGAATCAAATACGCAATAATATATTTATATAAGAACCCTAACATAATCATATGAATTGCTTTGACAACAAGTTCTCTGTACTCTGCACCGCTAGGTACTTTCTTATCATCTTTCACAAAACGTTTATATCTATCAATAGGTCCAGATGAAATGGTTGGGAAGAATGAAATGAATTGTATCAATTTCCCTACTTTGATTTCTTTAATAGAACCATCACGAATCTCCATAATTAATTGAACACTTTTGAAAGTGACGTATGAGATACCTAAAAATCCTACAAATTCAATTAATTTACTTTCATGGAAGTGAATTTGATGTCCACCTAACCATGAACTCTGTAATATTTTAACAATTGCTAGAGGGAGAATAGACAACACCATAATTGTTACAAATTTTGTAAAAGTATTCTTCTTTTGTCGTGATTGATAGTAGTACATAATGAGGGCAACCTGCCATATGACATAAATAATAAAACAAAAAAGTTGTGCACTTAGATATTTTTGCCCTAACAGATTATGTTTATCTGATGCGAATATAATGACAATCATGATTGCTGTACTTATACCATTGTAAATATAACTTCGCTTACCTAAGAATCCAAGTATTATCACAGGTATAAGAACGATAAATGCAATTAAGAAAAATGTAAATGTGCCATAAGGTATCATCCGTTTACAACCTCGGCAATTTTCTTACGATCTAATTTACCATTTGATGTGAGTGGTAGTTGTTCCATCCATTCGAACTTTCTAGGAATCATATATTCTGGTAAGCGTGATTTAAGTTCGTGTTTAATATGAGTTGTCATTGCTAAATTATCTTCTACAGGTTCAGTAGGTACTACTGCTCCTATTAAATGTATGACCTTTCCATTTTTATAAACCGGCACAACAACAGCCTCTCTTACATGTTTTGACTGGCGTAATTGTGTTTCAATTTCCTCTAATTCCATACGATAACCATTTAATTTAATTTGAAAATCAATACGTCCTTGAATAAACCACAATCCATCTTCAATTTTAGCTTTATCCCCAGTATGATATGTTCTGACACCGTCTTCAAAATTAAATACTGCAGTTGTCTTTTCTTCATTCTTTAAATAACCTAAACTGACGCTTTGCCCCTCAATGACAAGTTCTCCTTCTTCAGTAGCAAATAATTTTGTACCAGGTCTAGCCACACCAACTGGTAAAGGGTTATATTGATTTAAAATTTCTTCTGTGATTTGTATACTTGTGACTGCAACAGTAGCTTCAGTCGGTCCATATGTGTTATAAATCATTGAATTCGGAAATCTTTCAACTAAGGCTTTAGCTGTTTTATGTGGTAAGATTTCCCCACAGAAAAAGAATTGCTTTAAACTACTATATTGTTGTTCATTTAAATTAGGTAATAATAAACACATTTCTATAAAAGAAGGTGTAGAAACCCAAACATTCATTGGTGTTTGAACTAACATTTCGTTCAATAGTTTAGGTTTTTTAATCATATCTTTATCAACAAGATTTAAAGTACCACCTGATGTTAAACAAGGATAGATTGCCATTACTGATAAATCAAAAGAAAATGGCGCTTGATTTAACCATTCTTTACCAGTACCAGTTTTGTTTAAAGATACCATCCATTCTGCGAATTCATTTAAACTTGCATATTCAATTTGCACACCTTTAGGTTCTCCTGTAGATCCTGAGGTAAAAATTGTATATACTACATCGTTTTGCTTCATTTGACTATCAAAGACAATTGGATATTGGGAATCCTGAATATCGCTAACCTTAAGCACTTGTGCATTT
Encoded proteins:
- the dltC gene encoding D-alanine--poly(phosphoribitol) ligase subunit 2, whose translation is MEFREQVLDLLAEVAENNIVKENPDVEIFEEGIIDSFQTVGLLLEIQNKLDIEVSIMDFDRDEWATPNKIVEALEELR
- the dltB gene encoding D-alanyl-lipoteichoic acid biosynthesis protein DltB, which produces MIPYGTFTFFLIAFIVLIPVIILGFLGKRSYIYNGISTAIMIVIIFASDKHNLLGQKYLSAQLFCFIIYVIWQVALIMYYYQSRQKKNTFTKFVTIMVLSILPLAIVKILQSSWLGGHQIHFHESKLIEFVGFLGISYVTFKSVQLIMEIRDGSIKEIKVGKLIQFISFFPTISSGPIDRYKRFVKDDKKVPSGAEYRELVVKAIHMIMLGFLYKYIIAYLIQTYAVNPLQLNLHGFTHMWLYMYAYSLYLFFDFAGYSLFAIAVSYLYGIKTPPNFKQPFKAKNIKDFWNRWHMTLSFWFRDCIYMRSLFYMSRKKLLKSQFAMSNVAFFLNFFIMGVWHGLEVYYIVYGLYHAALFIGYGYYERWRKKHPPRWQNGFTTAISIIITFHFVTFGFLIFSGKFI
- the dltA gene encoding D-alanine--poly(phosphoribitol) ligase subunit DltA, producing MADLINILNHFVQEQPEAVAVRHTNDELTYKQLDEESSKLAHLLQDSKKPMILYGHMSPYMIVGMIGAIKSGCGYVPIDTSVPKERVNMIIDKVQPEIIFNTSDETLEQTNAQVLKVSDIQDSQYPIVFDSQMKQNDVVYTIFTSGSTGEPKGVQIEYASLNEFAEWMVSLNKTGTGKEWLNQAPFSFDLSVMAIYPCLTSGGTLNLVDKDMIKKPKLLNEMLVQTPMNVWVSTPSFIEMCLLLPNLNEQQYSSLKQFFFCGEILPHKTAKALVERFPNSMIYNTYGPTEATVAVTSIQITEEILNQYNPLPVGVARPGTKLFATEEGELVIEGQSVSLGYLKNEEKTTAVFNFEDGVRTYHTGDKAKIEDGLWFIQGRIDFQIKLNGYRMELEEIETQLRQSKHVREAVVVPVYKNGKVIHLIGAVVPTEPVEDNLAMTTHIKHELKSRLPEYMIPRKFEWMEQLPLTSNGKLDRKKIAEVVNG